From a region of the Primulina eburnea isolate SZY01 chromosome 7, ASM2296580v1, whole genome shotgun sequence genome:
- the LOC140836128 gene encoding probable calcium-binding protein CML15, translated as MQSKIQSDQLKQLKDIFNRFDMDRDGSLTHLELAALLRSLGLKPTGDQIHAILANMDANGNGSIEFDELVETLLPDMNEELLINQAQLMEVFRSFDRDGSGYITAAELAGQMAKLGHPLTYKELSTMMREADTNGDGVISFSEFANVLGRSAADYLGLASVS; from the coding sequence ATGCAGTCCAAGATCCAATCCGATCAGCTCAAACAGCTGAAAGATATCTTCAACCGGTTCGACATGGACCGGGATGGTAGCCTCACGCACCTGGAGCTGGCGGCCCTCCTCCGCTCCCTCGGCCTGAAGCCTACCGgcgatcaaatccatgccattTTAGCCAACATGGATGCTAATGGCAATGGCTCGATCGAATTCGACGAGCTGGTGGAAACCCTTCTGCCTGACATGAATGAAGAGCTCTTGATCAACCAAGCTCAGCTCATGGAGGTTTTCCGGTCGTTCGACCGCGACGGAAGTGGCTACATAACGGCGGCGGAGTTGGCGGGGCAGATGGCGAAGTTGGGACATCCTCTGACGTACAAGGAACTGAGTACCATGATGCGAGAGGCCGACACAAACGGCGACGGGGTTATCAGTTTTAGTGAGTTCGCTAATGTGCTGGGAAGATCAGCCGCAGATTATCTTGGCCTTGCGTCTGTGTCCTAG
- the LOC140837206 gene encoding putative phospholipid-transporting ATPase 9, which produces MRTGRKKKINFSKIYSFKRGKEPSKDDHSQIGGPGFSRVVFCNESDGLESSSRNYVTNYVRTTKYTAAGFLPKSLFEQFRRVANFYFLVTGILSFTSLAPYSAVSAILPLIVVIGATMVKEGIEDWRRKQQDIEMNNRKVKIHKSDGVFQHTEWKNLKVGDIVKVEKDEFFPADLLLLSSSYEDAICYVETMNLDGETNLKLKQALEVTSYLNEDEEIKNFRALIKCEDPNANLYSFVGSMEFQEQQYSLSPQQLLLRDSKLRNTDHVYGAVIFTGHDTKVIQNSTDPPSKRSKIEKKMDKIIYFLFGVLFLIAFIGSVYFGVVTKNDLKGGHYRWYLQPERANIFFDPDRAPAAAIYHFLTALLLYSYLIPISLYVSIEIVKVLQSIFINQDVNMYFEEADKPAHARTSNLNEELGQVDTILSDKTGTLTCNSMEFIKCSVAGTAYGYGVTEVEKAMAKKKGSPLKVNGKGLVDDPFGNTKKSTVKGFNFDDDRIMNGHWITEPYSNIIQKFFRLLAICHTAIPDIDEHRGTVTYEAESPDEAAFVVAAREIGFEFFKRTQTSVSVNELDLVSGKRVERSYKLLHIIEFNSTRKRMSVIVRDEEGKLLLLCKGADSVMFERLGKNGREFEEETIKHVNEYADAGLRTLILAYRELNEEEFEEFDKKFSEAKNSVSADRDALIDEVTEEIEKDLILLGATAVEDKLQLGVPECIDKLAQAGIKIWVLTGDKLETAINIGYACSLLRQGMKKIAITLENPEIVALEKVGDKNAIAKASKQSVLKQITEGKSQVAASRSEAFALIIDGKSLAYALDDNVKKSFLELAMVCASVICCRSSPKQKALVTRLVKEGTNRTTLAIGDGANDVGMLQEADIGIGISGVEGMQAVMSSDIAIAQFRYLERLLLVHGHWCYRRISSMICYFFYKNITFGFTIFLYEAYTSFSGQPAYNDWFLSLYNVFFTSLPVIAMGVFDQDVSARFCLKFPLLYQEGVQNLLFTWRRIIGWMLNGVCSAVIIFFFCKEALSLPAFKKNGKIAEYQIFGATMYTCVVWVVNCQMALAISYFTLIQHITIWGGIALWYLFLLAYGAIPSSISTTAYKVFVESLAPTPSFYVVTLFVVISALIPYYSFNAIQMRFFPMFHGMIQWIRHEGHSEDPEYCDMVRQRSIRPTTVGFTARSLARTNPLEDRNQKQR; this is translated from the exons ATGAGAACTGGTAGAAAAAAGAAGATAAATTTCAGCAAGATCTACTCGTTTAAGCGCGGGAAAGAACCATCGAAAGATGACCATTCGCAGATAGGGGGGCCAGGTTTTTCAAGAGTTGTGTTCTGTAATGAATCTGATGGTTTAGAGTCCAGTTCAAGAAACTATGTGACAAATTATGTTAGGACAACAAAGTACACTGCTGCAGGTTTCTTGCCAAAGTCTCTATTTGAACAGTTCAGAAGAGTGGCTAATTTTTACTTTCTTGTTACGGGTATATTGTCTTTCACTTCTCTTGCGCCTTATTCTGCTGTTAGTGCCATACTTCCTTTGATTGTAGTTATTGGGGCAACTATGGTTAAAGAGGGTATTGAGGATTGGCGTCGAAAACAACAG GACATAGAAATGAACAACAGAAAAGTGAAGATACATAAAAGTGACGGAGTTTTCCAGCATACCGAatggaaaaatctgaaagtcGGTGATATAGTTAAGGTGGAGAAGGATGAATTTTTTCCAGCAGATTTGCTTCTACTTTCATCGAGTTACGAGGATGCTATCTGCTATGTTGAGACTATGAATCTTGATGGCGAGACAAATTTAAAACTCAAACAAGCATTAGAAGTAACATCTTATTTAAATGAGGATGAAGAAATCAAAAATTTCAGGGCTTTGATAAAATGTGAAGATCCTAATGCTAATTTGTATAGTTTTGTTGGAAGTATGGAGTTTCAAGAACAACAGTATTCTCTTTCTCCTCAACAGCTTCTGCTCCGAGACTCAAAGCTTCGAAACACAGACCACGTATATGGAGCTGTTATATTCACCGGTCATGACACTAAGGTTATACAGAACTCGACTGATCCTCCCTCGAAAAGAAGCAAAATTGAGAAGAAAATGGATAAGATCATCTACTTTTTGTTCGGTGTTCTGTTCTTGATTGCTTTCATTGGATCGGTTTACTTTGGTGTTGTAACAAAAAATGACTTGAAAGGTGGACATTATAGGTGGTATCTCCAACCAGAACGTGCCAATATTTTCTTTGATCCAGATCGAGCCCCGGCTGCTGCTATATATCACTTTTTGACAGCCTTGTTACTGTACAGCTACTTAATTCCAATATCATTATATGTGTCGATAGAAATTGTTAAAGTCCTTCAAAGCATATTCATCAATCAAGATGTGAATATGTACTTTGAGGAAGCAGATAAACCAGCCCATGCCCGAACCTCGAATCTGAATGAAGAATTAGGCCAAGTTGACACAATACTTTCTGATAAGACAGGAACATTGACTTGTAATTCCATGGAGTTCATTAAGTGCTCGGTTGCTGGTACAGCTTATGGATATGGTGTCACAGAAGTTGAAAAGGCTATGGCTAAGAAAAAAGGGTCTCCTTTGAAAGTGAACGGAAAAGGGCTAGTCGATGATCCCTTCGGTAACACGAAAAAATCAACTGTCAAAGGTTTCAACTTTGATGATGATAGGATCATGAACGGACATTGGATAACTGAGCCTTATTCAAATATCATTCAGAAATTCTTTCGCTTACTAGCAATATGTCACACTGCCATCCCTGACATTGATGAACATAGGGGAACTGTCACATATGAAGCTGAATCACCAGACGAGGCGGCCTTTGTTGTCGCAGCTAGAGAAATTGGGTTTGAATTCTTCAAAAGGACACAGACGAGTGTCTCCGTAAATGAGCTGGATCTTGTATCTGGAAAAAGAGTCGAAAG GTCATACAAGCTGTTACATATTATAGAATTCAACAGTACAAGGAAGAGGATGTCCGTTATAGTAAGGGATGAAGAAGGAAAGCTTTTATTACTTTGCAAAGGCGCTGACAG TGTCATGTTTGAGAGGCTTGGAAAAAATGGAAGGGAGTTCGAAGAGGAAACCATAAAACATGTAAATGAATACGCGGATGCAGGTTTGAGGACCTTGATTCTTGCGTATCGGGAACTTAATGAAGAAGAGTTTGAggagtttgacaaaaaatttTCCGAGGCCAAAAACTCGGTCAGTGCAGATCGTGATGCGTTGATTGATGAAGTAACTGAAGAAATAGAGAAGGATTTGATTCTTCTTGGGGCGACAGCCGTTGAGGACAAGCTCCAACTAGGG GTTCCCGAGTGCATCGACAAACTTGCACAAGCCGGCATAAAAATTTGGGTTTTGACGGGAGATAAACTTGAAACCGCCATCAATATTGG TTATGCCTGTAGCTTGCTCAGACAAGGAATGAAAAAAATTGCTATCACCTTGGAAAATCCAGAGATAGTTGCTCTAGAGAAAGTGGGGGACAAGAATGCAATTGCTAAG GCTTCAAAGCAAAGTGTCCTAAAACAGATTACCGAAGGAAAATCTCAAGTTGCTGCATCAAGGTCTGAGGCATTTGCATTGATTATTGATGGAAAATCTCTTGCCTATGCTTTAGATGATAATGTCAAGAAATCGTTTCTTGAACTTGCAATGGTCTGTGCTTCTGTAATATGCTGCCGATCTTCACCAAAGCAGAAGGCATTG GTAACCAGACTCGTCAAAGAAGGAACCAATAGGACCACTCTGGCAATTGGTGACGGGGCGAATGATGTGGGAATGCTTCAAGAAGCAGATATTGGAATTGGAATCAGCGGTGTTGAGGGGATGCAG GCGGTCATGTCGAGTGATATTGCCATTGCTCAGTTTAGATATCTCGAACGGTTGCTTTTGGTGCATGGACACTGGTGTTACAGAAGGATCTCTTCAATG ATTTGCTACTTCTTCTACAAGAATATCACTTTCGGTTTCACTATCTTTTTATATGAGGCTTACACTTCATTCTCTGGGCAACCTGCATACAATGACTGGTTTTTATCCCTCTACAATGTATTCTTCACATCATTACCTGTGATCGCGATGGGGGTATTTGACCAGGATGTATCTGCTAGATTTTGTCTGAAG TTTCCCTTGCTATACCAAGAAGGCGTGCAAAACCTTCTCTTCACATGGCGCCGTATTATTGGTTGGATGCTCAACGGAGTTTGCAGTGCCGTAATCATCTTCTTCTTCTGCAAAGAGGCACTAAGTCTACCAGCATTCAAGAAAAACGGGAAGATAGCCGAGTACCAAATTTTTGGAGCAACAATGTATACGTGCGTAGTTTGGGTCGTAAATTGCCAAATGGCTTTAGCTATAAGTTACTTCACTTTAATCCAGCATATAACTATCTGGGGTGGAATCGCATTGTGGTACCTTTTCCTCTTGGCTTACGGTGCCATTCCTTCCAGTATCTCCACTACCGCGTATAAAGTCTTCGTTGAATCTCTTGCACCTACGCCTTCTTTCTATGTGGTCACACTCTTTGTGGTTATATCGGCTTTAATTCCTTATTATTCGTTCAATGCGATTCAGATGAGATTTTTCCCTATGTTCCATGGAATGATACAATGGATTAGGCACGAGGGTCATTCTGAGGACCCCGAATACTGCGATATGGTGAGACAGAGGTCGATTAGACCAACGACAGTTGGTTTCACTGCACGTTCGTTGGCACGAACGAATCCATTagaagatagaaatcagaagcaGAGATAG